One region of Acomys russatus chromosome 8, mAcoRus1.1, whole genome shotgun sequence genomic DNA includes:
- the LOC127192611 gene encoding NADH dehydrogenase [ubiquinone] 1 beta subcomplex subunit 1-like yields the protein MRHLLQLLHDQWVHVLVPMGFAFGCYLPRRDDEKLTAFWNKSMLFQRELRPNEEVTWK from the coding sequence ATGAGGCATTTACTTCAGCTTCTCCATGACCAGTGGGTTCATGTACTTGTCCCTATGGGCTTTGCCTTTGGATGTTACCTACCTAGGAGGGATGATGAAAAGCTAACTGCCTTCTGGAATAAGAGCATGCTATTTCAAAGAGAACTGAGGCCCAATGAAGAAGTTACTTGGAAGTAA